A single genomic interval of Bacillus smithii harbors:
- a CDS encoding molybdopterin-containing oxidoreductase family protein, whose amino-acid sequence MVRSVCPLDCPDACSLMVEKRNGRIVKVEGNKDHPVTKGVICHKVRKFPERTYHKERVLYPLKRTGKKGTMTFQRISWEEAYDEIVTRFQRVIQTYGSEAILPYSFYGNMGILNSEGMDRRFFHKLGASFLDRTICNSAGAQGFRYTMGANKGIDPEETIYSKLILIWGCNAVSTNLHQVLYANEAKKRGAKIVVIDTHRNRTAKWADCFLQIRPGTDAALAIGLMHVLIQENLIDTDFIQKYTIGFEELKKEALAYTPSITAKWTGLSEEEILSLARLYGQTTPSFIRIGNGLQHHENGGMAVRAIACLPALTGQWGIRGGGALKGNSGFFPFHHYKIQRPDLHQNPRAYTINMNQLGNALLDRSRPIKVLFVYNSNPAQVAPDQQKVRAGLLRDDLFTVVHDQFLTDTCRYADIVLPATTHFENWDLYKSYWHLYLQLHEPVIPPQGEAKSNFTLFKELAERMGFDDVAFRVTEEEMIKEIVEDIGIDYDELKKKGYVKIGAANNTFPQYFPTPSKKVEFYSERMKKEGLPPVPVFTPIQPMEKKFPLMLISGPNHQFLNSTFGNIAALKKFEGKPRLQIHPKDAIQRGIKTDDMVIVYNQRGRCRLFANVTEDCLKGTAVIQGLWWDDEQSGFQSVNVLTSQQLADMGGGACFFSTFVEVQKESQ is encoded by the coding sequence ATGGTCCGATCTGTTTGTCCGCTGGATTGTCCGGATGCTTGCAGTTTAATGGTGGAAAAACGAAATGGAAGAATTGTAAAAGTGGAGGGGAACAAAGATCATCCCGTGACAAAAGGGGTCATTTGCCATAAAGTTCGAAAATTCCCGGAAAGAACCTATCACAAAGAGCGTGTTCTTTATCCGTTAAAAAGAACGGGAAAAAAGGGGACGATGACTTTTCAAAGGATATCTTGGGAGGAAGCTTATGATGAAATCGTTACACGATTTCAGCGGGTGATCCAAACTTATGGCAGTGAAGCCATTTTGCCTTACAGCTTTTATGGAAATATGGGGATATTAAACAGCGAAGGGATGGATCGGAGATTTTTTCATAAATTAGGCGCCAGTTTTTTGGATCGGACGATTTGCAATTCGGCCGGAGCGCAAGGATTTCGATACACGATGGGGGCAAACAAAGGCATTGATCCAGAAGAAACGATTTATTCTAAGCTCATTTTGATTTGGGGCTGCAATGCCGTGAGCACTAATTTGCATCAAGTACTCTATGCCAATGAAGCCAAAAAACGTGGAGCGAAAATTGTTGTCATCGATACGCATCGCAACCGTACTGCAAAATGGGCTGATTGTTTTTTGCAGATCCGACCCGGAACGGATGCAGCGTTAGCGATTGGCTTGATGCATGTACTGATTCAAGAAAACTTGATTGATACAGATTTTATTCAAAAATATACAATCGGCTTTGAAGAATTAAAAAAGGAGGCTTTAGCTTATACTCCTTCCATCACGGCAAAATGGACAGGCCTTTCTGAGGAAGAGATTCTTTCATTGGCGAGATTATACGGTCAAACCACTCCTTCTTTTATTAGAATTGGAAATGGCTTGCAGCATCATGAAAATGGCGGGATGGCCGTCCGTGCCATCGCATGTTTGCCGGCTTTAACCGGACAGTGGGGAATTCGTGGTGGAGGTGCTTTAAAAGGAAACAGTGGTTTTTTTCCTTTTCATCATTATAAAATCCAACGTCCTGATCTCCATCAAAATCCTCGCGCCTACACCATTAACATGAATCAGCTCGGAAATGCTCTGCTTGATCGGTCTCGCCCGATTAAAGTGTTGTTTGTGTATAACAGTAATCCGGCGCAAGTAGCACCTGATCAACAAAAGGTAAGAGCCGGATTGTTGCGGGACGATTTATTTACCGTTGTTCATGATCAGTTTCTTACGGATACTTGCCGTTATGCAGATATCGTTCTTCCTGCAACCACTCATTTCGAAAATTGGGACCTGTATAAATCATACTGGCATCTGTATTTGCAGCTTCACGAGCCGGTCATTCCTCCTCAAGGAGAAGCAAAATCGAATTTTACCTTGTTTAAGGAACTAGCGGAGCGTATGGGATTTGATGATGTGGCATTTCGTGTTACTGAAGAAGAGATGATAAAAGAAATTGTAGAGGATATCGGCATCGATTATGACGAATTAAAGAAAAAGGGCTATGTCAAAATAGGCGCTGCAAACAATACTTTTCCGCAGTACTTTCCCACTCCATCCAAAAAAGTGGAATTTTACTCGGAAAGGATGAAAAAAGAGGGGTTGCCGCCTGTCCCTGTATTTACTCCTATTCAACCAATGGAGAAAAAATTCCCTCTCATGTTGATTTCTGGACCCAATCATCAATTCTTAAATTCTACTTTTGGAAATATAGCTGCATTAAAAAAATTTGAAGGAAAACCTCGGCTGCAAATCCATCCAAAAGATGCTATACAACGCGGAATCAAAACAGACGATATGGTCATTGTTTACAATCAGAGGGGGCGCTGCCGTTTGTTCGCAAACGTCACAGAAGATTGTTTAAAAGGAACCGCCGTAATTCAAGGACTTTGGTGGGATGACGAACAATCCGGATTCCAATCCGTCAATGTTTTAACGTCGCAGCAATTGGCAGACATGGGAGGAGGAGCTTGCTTTTTTTCTACTTTTGTAGAAGTTCAAAAAGAGAGCCAGTAA